The following proteins are encoded in a genomic region of Anabas testudineus chromosome 13, fAnaTes1.2, whole genome shotgun sequence:
- the LOC113148110 gene encoding alpha-2-macroglobulin-like: MGRPGVQMWTWTLFVLSWLCVYQVVGKIQYMVAIPAVLEAGSETKFCASLLQHNETLTMTVALHSSGERTTLLKQTSSEEFHICHQFKVPLVHKDVVRKFEVKVRGNKFYSRQVRKVMIKVYQSMTFVQTDKPIYLPGQTVHFRVISLDTKFRPVSRLYNIIEIEDANGNRIGQWLNVTSNSKILQLSYSLNSEAREGSYKIIVSVAEKKVLDFFKVEKYVLPKFDVKMKASDEVSIVQEEIKAEVCAEYTYGQSVPGRVKFEVCRPLSSHIPVSRVITPEHLKGVPKVTAPCYKETNKMDKKGCATFSFNMSTFTKMDEKVLENSLNLAANMEEEGTGVSHRQVKVIRISHVAGRLSFIDTPAIYHQGSNVEGKVKAVYYNNTPIPNLTVCLLVGERWSLHELQNLTTDSEGVATFSFNTTNYRAGIVLHVRGQHPGYGTAFYAQGEHRLSLAQDVSQNTKTVSSLEVKKKDKPLSCDTEEDIFIQYTIVGGAQGNVDVMYLVLSRGAIVLQSHKEIEVKDKSVNEGEVSFKLKVSPEMAPEVQVVAYAVLPSETIIANSADFSTEKCFSHKVLLEFSPSSAVPGEKTTMQVTAEPDSLCGVSAVDQSVLIKEPGKGLNADKVFKLLPVTKFSNIPPEVQDTKECFSVIRRRRIYFLPPSGTEKDTHAVFQNVGLKMVTNKFIRMPPCLQFNDRLSFIRNHGIALRYNGFPTVGYRLYKKLGPVGDRGGAFIPDAPPVVTVRTFFPETWIWDLVEVGESGTKDVSLTVPDTITTWETEAFCLSSQGFGLAPRKKITVFQPFFLELTLPYSIVRGEQFELKATIFNYLTSCIMISVTPAPSLDYNLTPLSGDQYTSCLCGNERKTLSWTMVPSVLGVVNVSVTAEAVASHATCDNEIVSVPDRGRIDVVTKSLIVKAEGIEMAKAHNWLFCPRGEALTEEIDIQLPENVIDGSARASISVLGDILGRALQNLDGLLRMPYGCGEQNMALLAPNIYILQYLKNTQQLTPAISEKATNFLTSGYQRQLNYKHNDGAYSTFGSGPGNTWLTAFVLRSFTKAQSFIYIDPTKIKESKTWLKNKQRENGCFEQSGKLFHNGMKGGVSDEVTLTAYITAAFLEMNMSADSPVITKSLSCLKESISDLSNTYTTALLAYVFTLAGDMETRGHLLQHLDTVASKQEGFLHWSQTAAETSASLSVEISSYVLLAKLSTSPTAEELGYSSGIVRWLTGQQNYYGGFSSTQDTVVALQALALYSTLVFSPQGSSTVTVQSPSGQLTFDVNQDNKLLYQGKTLQDTTGKYSLEVKGTACASVQISLHYNIPTPPDVTTLSVEVKPEADCNSESHRPKLTLKLKSLYSGKLDSTNMVILDIKMLSGFVPDSESLKRLKRALFVDRVEEKEDHVLMYIQQLPKDIPINHQLEIVQEIPVQNLKPAVVKIYDYYQPSDQAETEYIYPCVAA, from the exons ATGGGTCGCCCTGGGGTTCAGATGTGGACATGGACACTGTTTGTCTTGAGCTGGTTGTGTGTGTACCAAGTGGTGGGAAAAAT ACAGTACATGGTGGCCATTCCTGCAGTCCTTGAAGCTGGATCTGAAACCAAATTCTGTGCGAGTCTCCTGCAGCATAACGAGACTCTGACGATGACCGTCGCTTTGCATTCTAGTGGAGAAAGAACAACGCTTCTCAAGCAGACGTCCAGTGAAGAGTTTCATATCTGTCATCAATTTAAG GTTCCTTTGGTTCACAAAGATGTCGTGCGGAAGTTTGAGGTGAAAGTACGAGGCAACAAATTTTACTCAAGACAAGTCAGGAAAGTTATGATCAAAGTCTATCAGTCAATGACATTTGTCCAAACCGATAAACCGATCTACCTCCCTGGACAAACAG ttcatttcagagTTATTTCACTGGACACCAAGTTCAGACCTGTCAGTCGACTG tACAACATTATTGAAATAGAG GATGCTAATGGGAACCGGATTGGACAATGGCTCAATGTAACATCTAACAGTAAAATATTGCAGCTTTCTTACTCCTTGAATTCTGAAGCTCGTGAAGGGTCTTATAAAATCATTGTGTCAGTCGctgaaaaaaaagtattagACTTCTTCAAGGTGGAGAAATATG TTTTGCCTAAgtttgatgttaaaatgaagGCATCTGATGAAGTAAGTATTGTGCAGGAGGAAATCAAAGCTGAAGTATGTGCAGA GTATACATATGGACAGTCAGTACCAGGAAGAGTTAAATTTGAGGTGTGTCGACCTCTTTCAAGCCATATTCCAGTTTCTCGTGTTATCACGCCTGAACATCTGAAGGGAGTCCCGAAGGTTACTGCTCCATGCTACAAGGAGACAAACAAG atggaCAAGAAAGGCTGTGCTACTTTTAGCTTCAACATGTCAACTTTCACAAAAATGGATGAAAAGGTGCTTGAAAATTCATTGAATCTTGCTGCTAACATGGAAGAGGAGGGGACAG GTGTTTCACACCGACAGGTGAAGGTGATTAGGATTTCCCATGTTGCTGGGCGGTTGTCCTTTATAGATACACCTGCGATTTATCATCAAGGATCGAATGTTGAGGGAAAG GTTAAAGCAGTTTATTATAACAATACACCCATTCCCAACCTGacagtgtgtctgcttgtgGGGGAAAGGTGGTCATTGCATGAGCTACAAAATCTCACAACAGACAGTGAAGGAGTTGCTACTTTCTCATTTAACACAACCAACTATAGAGCGGGTATCGTCCTCCAT GTTAGGGGGCAACACCCTGGTTATGGAACTGCATTCTATGCCCAGGGAGAACACAGGTTGTCTCTGGCACAAGATGTTTCTCAGAATACTAAAACAGTCAGCTCCCTggaagtgaagaagaaggaCAAACCACTTTCCTGTGACACGGAAGAAGACATCTTCATTCAATACACTATAGTTGGAGGAGCCCAGGGCAATGTGGATGTGATGTATCTG GTCTTATCCAGAGGAGCCATTGTCTTGCAAAGTCATAAAGAAATTGAAGTTAAAGATAAATCAG TAAATGAGGGTGAGGTGTCCTTTAAGCTGAAGGTGTCTCCAGAGATGGCACCAGAAGTTCAGGTTGTGGCTTATGCTGTCCTCCCCAGTGAGACGATTATCGCCAACAGCGCCGACTTCTCCACGGAGAAATGTTTCAGTCACAAG GTGTTGTTGGAGTTTTCTCCGTCCTCTGCTGTCCCAGGAGAGAAGACCACCATGCAGGTAACAGCTGAGCCAGACTCTCTGTGTGGAGTCAGCGCTGTCGACCAGAGTGTCCTCATAAAGGAGCCAGGAAAAGGTCTAAATGCAGACAAG GTATTTAAGTTGCTGCCTGTCACAAAATTTTCCAATATTCCACCTGAGGTCCAAGATACTAAAGAATGTTTTAGTgtaataagaagaagaagaatatattTTTTACCCCCTTCAGGAACTGAGAAAGACACCCATGCAGTTTTCCAG AATGTAGGGCTGAAGATGGTAACAAACAAGTTTATTCGAATGCCTCCATGTCTCCAGTTCAACGACAGATTATCTTTCATTCGCAACCATG GTATTGCTCTTAGATATAATGGTTTCCCCACAGTCGGATACCGACTTTATAAGAAACTTGGTCCTGTTGGTGATAGAGGTGGTGCATTTATTCCTGATGCTCCACCAGTAGTGACTGTCCGCACATTCTTCCCTGAGACGTGGATATGGGACTTGGTTGAAGTTGG GGAGTCTGGAACAAAGGATGTGTCCCTCACTGTCCCAGACACCATCACCACCTGGGAGACGGAGGCTTTTTGTTTGTCCTCTCAAGGTTTTGGTTTGGCTCCTCGTAAAAAAATCACTGTGTTCCAGCCCTTTTTCCTAGAGCTCACCCTGCCCTACTCCATCGTCCGGGGGGAGCAATTTGAACTGAAGGCGACCATCTTCAACTACCTGACCAGTTGCATTATG ATCAGTGTGACTCCAGCTCCCTCTTTAGATTACAacctcacccctctctctggAGACCAGTACACATCCTGTCTGTGTGGTAATGAACGAAAAACCCTCAGCTGGACTATGGTTCCTTCAGTTTTAG gggttgtgaatgtgtctgtgactgCTGAAGCTGTAGCATCCCACGCTACATGTGACAATGAGATTGTGAGCGTGCCAGACAGAGGACGTATCGATGTGGTCACAAAATCTCTCATTGTGAAG GCTGAGGGAATTGAGATGGCAAAGGCCCACAACTGGCTGTTCTGTCCAAGAG GAGAAGCTTTGACAGAAGAAATAGACATACAGCTCCCAGAGAATGTGATTGATGGATCTGCTCGTGCTTCAATATCTGTTCTGG GTGACATCCTGGGCCGAGCCCTGCAGAACCTGGATGGACTGTTGCGTATGCCGTATGGATGTGGGGAGCAGAACATGGCACTTTTAGCTCCCAACATCTACATCCTCCAGTACctgaagaacacacagcagctgacaccagccATCAGTGAAAAGGCTACAAACTTCCTCACTAGTG gatACCAGAGACAGCTGAACTACAAACACAACGATGGTGCTTACAGCACATTTGGATCAGGACCAGGGAACACTTG GCTGACTGCATTTGTGCTGAGATCTTTTACTAAAGCTCAGTCTTTCATCTACATTGACCCAACAAAGATTAAAGAGTCTAAAACTTGGCTGAAGAATAAACAACGAGAAAACGGCTGTTTTGAACAGTCAGGAAAACTCTTTCACAACGGAATGAAG GGTGGTGTGTCTGATGAAGTGACTCTCACTGCTTACATCACTGCTGCCTTCTTGGAGATGAACATGTCAGCAGAT AGTCCTGTGATAACAAAGAGTCTGTCGTGCCTCAAAGAGTCCATCAGTGACCTCAGTAACACCTACACTACAGCTCTGCTGGCGTACGTCTTCACCCTGGCAGGAGACATGGAGACTCGTGGTCACCTTCTGCAGCACCTGGACACAGTTGCATCAAAACAAG aagGGTTCCTCCACTGGtctcagactgcagcagaaacttcagcctctctgtctgtggagatCAGCTCTTATGTGCTACTCGCCAAACTCAGCACCTCCCCGACAGCTGAAGAACTGGGCTACAGCTCCGGCATCGTCAGGTGGCTGACGGGGCAGCAGAACTATTATGGAGGCTTCTCCTCCACACAG GACACCGTGGTGGCTCTCCAGGCTCTGGCTCTCTACTCCACTCTGGTGTTCAGTCCTCAGGGTTCAAGCACAGTGACGGTCCAGTCTCCCAGTGGTCAGCTGACATTTGATGTGAACCAGGACAACAAACTGCTCTACCAGGGGAAGACGCTGCAGGACACTACAGGGAAGTACAGCCTGGAGGTGAAGGGCACTGCATGTGCCTCAGTACAG ATTTCTCTTCATTACAACATCCCCACTCCGCCTGATGTCACTACACTTAGTGTGGAGGTCAAACCTGAGGCCGACTGCAACAGTGAATCTCACAGACCCAAACTCACTCTGAAGCTAAAATCTCT
- the LOC113148090 gene encoding alpha-2-macroglobulin-like yields MGCPGIQMWTWTLCVFLSWVCAVQALGGPQYMVTIPAVLEAGYETKFCTSLLQPNETLVITVTLISDDDSTTLLKHTSSEEFNACTQFKVPLVHKDVVQKFEVEVRGDTFYSKEVRKVMIKVYQPMTFVQTDKPIYLPGQTVHFRVVTLDTKFRPASRLYDIIELKDVDGNRIGQWLNETSNSKILQLSYSLYSEAREGNYQIIVSFGDKKVYQNFKVEKYVLPKFEVKLDAADEVSIAQEEIKAEVCAKYTYGQSVPGKVNIEVCRPVLRYDNIDRIITPEHPEGIPEVTAPCIKETKQTDKQGCATFTFKISAFTKVDQKVLEDALHAKANVEEEGTGISHPQEKRIGISYVAGRLSFIDTPKIYNQGSNVEGKVKAVFYNNTPIPELPVYLFEGGRWSSRHLQNLTTDSEGVATFSFNTTNYSGEIHLHASDTPTLENHGYRTAYHVDGDHRLSRAQEASQDTKTVSSLEVKKKDKPLACDTEEDIFIQYTVVGEAQGNVGVMYLVLSRGAIVMQGLEKVEVHSRSVNEGEVSLKLKVSPEMAPEVQVVAYAVLPSETVIATSSDFSTEKCFSHKVSLEFSPSSAVPGEETTMQVTAEPDSLCGVSAVDQSVLIKEPGKGLNADKIFDLLPVKKTSYIPYEVEDPTECLTLRSRRDIMPQRGHNEKDVYTIFKNVGLKMVTNLFIQMPSCLNFRGRQYYYNRYGYRYKAVPDAARMNVRLGMAAPPGPPVAIALEVSEDVGAAPIPQPITTVRTFFPETWIWDLVEVGESGTKDVSLTVPDTITTWETEAFCLSSQGFGLAPRKEIKVFQPFFLELTLPYSIIRGEHFELKATTFNYMTSCIMVSVTPAPSLDYNLTPLSGDKYTSCLCGNERKTLSWTMAPSALGKVNVSVTAEAVASHASCDNEIVSVPDRGRIDKVTKSLIVKAEGIEMTKAYNWLLCPKGEALTEEVDIQLPENVIDGSARASVSVLGDILGRALQNLDGLLQMPYGCGEQNMALLAPNIYILQYLKNTQQLTLAISEKATNFLTIGYQRQLNYKDYDGAYSTFGSGPGNTWLTAFVLRTFAKARSFIYIDPDNIEDSKTWLENSQQEDGCFEQSGKLFNNRMKGGVSDKVTLSAYITTAFLEMKMPADSPVITKSLSCLKESISDLSNTYTTALLAYVFTLAGDIETRAHLLQHLDTVALQQGGFLHWSQTAAETSASLSVEISSYVLLAKLSASPTAEDLGYSSRIVRWLTTQQNYYGGFSSTQDTVVALQALALYSTLVFSPQGSSTVTVQSPSGQLTFDVNQNNKLLYQEKTLQDTTGKYSLEVKGTACASVQVSLHYNIPTPADVSTFSVEVKPEADCNSESPRPKVTLNLKSQYNGKLNSTNMVILDIKVLSGFVPDPESLKRFKSSSSVNRVEQDEDHVLVYIQELLKDIPINHQLELVQEIPVQNLKPAVVKIYDYYQPSDQAETEYIYPCAAAQ; encoded by the exons GTTCCCTTGGTGCACAAAGATGTTGTGCAGAAATTTGAGGTGGAAGTACGAGGCGACACATTTTACTCGAAGGAAGTCAGGAAAGTTATGATCAAAGTCTATCAGCCAATGACATTTGTCCAAACAGACAAACCGATCTACCTCCCTGGACAAACAG tgcatttTAGAGTTGTCACACTGGACACCAAGTTCAGACCTGCCAGTCGGCTG TACGATATCATTGAATTGAAG GATGTTGACGGTAATCGAATTGGACAGTGGCTCAATGAAACGtccaacagtaaaatactgcagCTTTCTTACTCCTTGTATTCTGAAGCTCGTGAAGGAAATTACCAAATCATTGTGTCCTTCGGTGACAAGAAAGTATATCAAAACTTCAAGGTGGAGAAATATG TTTTGCCTAAATTTGAGGTAAAGTTGGATGCAGCTGATGAAGTAAGCATTGCACAGGAAGAAATCAAAGCGGAAGTTTGTGCAAA GTATACATACGGACAGTCTGTGCCAGGAAAAGTTAACATTGAGGTGTGCCGACCTGTTTTGCGCTATGATAATATTGATCGTATAATCACCCCTGAACATCCAGAGGGAATTCCTGAAGTTACCGCCCCATGCATCAAGGAGACAAAGCAG ACGGACAAGCAAGGCTGCGCTACATTTACCTTCAAGATTTCAGCCTTCACAAAAGTTGACCAGAAAGTGCTTGAAGATGCACTACATGCCAAAGCCAATGTAGAGGAAGAGGGGACTG GTATTTCACACCCACAAGAGAAGAGAATAGGTATTTCTTATGTTGCTGGACGGCTGTCCTTTATTGATACACCCAAGATTTATAATCAAGGATCAAATGTGGAGGGAAAG GTTAAAGCAGTTTTTTATAACAATACGCCCATTCCTGAGCTGCCCGTGTATCTATTTGAGGGGGGACGGTGGTCATCACGTCATCTGCAGAATCTCACAACAGACAGTGAAGGAGTTGCCACTTTCTCATTTAACACAACCAACTATAGTGGGGAAATCCACCTCCAT GCTAGTGACACACCAACACTGGAAAACCATGGTTATCGAACTGCATATCATGTAGATGGAGATCACAGGCTGTCTCGGGCACAAGAGGCTTCTCAGGACACTAAAACGGTCAGCTCCCTggaagtgaagaagaaggaTAAACCACTTGCCTGTGACACAGAAGAAGACATCTTCATCCAGTACACTGTAGTTGGAGAAGCCCAGGGCAACGTGGGTGTGATGTATCTG GTGTTGTCCAGAGGAGCCATTGTCATGCAAGGACTTGAAAAGGTTGAAGTGCACAGTAGATCAG tgaATGAGGGGGAGGTGTCCTTGAAGTTGAAAGTCTCTCCAGAGATGGCACCAGAAGTTCAGGTTGTGGCTTACGCTGTCCTCCCCAGTGAGACGGTGATCGCCACCAGCTCTGACTTCTCTACAGAGAAATGCTTCAGTCACAAG GTGTCGCTGGAGTTTTCTCCGTCTTCTGCTGTTCCAGGAGAGGAGACCACCATGCAGGTGACAGCTGAGCCAGACTCTCTGTGTGGAGTCAGCGCTGTCGACCAGAGTGTCCTCATTAAGGAGCCAGGGAAAGGTCTAAATGCAGACAAG ATATTTGACTTGCTGCCTGTCAAGAAAACATCCTATATCCCATACGAGGTTGAGGATCCTACTGAGTGTTTGACTTTAAGATCAAGAAGAGACATTATGCCCCAACGTGGACATAACGAGAAAGATGTCTATACAATTTTTAAG AATGTGGGACTGAAGATGGTAACTAATTTGTTCATTCAAATGCCTTCATGTCTGAACTTCAGAGGAAGACAATACTACTATAACCGCTATG GTTACAGGTATAAAGCTGTTCCTGATGCAGCCAGGATGAATGTAAGACTGGGGATGGCAGCCCCACCTGGTCCACCTGTTGCAATAGCTCTTGAGGTATCTGAAGATGTTGGCGCAGCTCCTATTCCACAACCAATTACCACAGTTCGTACTTTCTTCCCTGAAACATGGATATGGGACCTGGTGGAAGTTGG AGAGTCTGGAACAAAGGATGTGTCCCTCACTGTCCCAGACACCATCACCACCTGGGAGACGGAGGCTTTCTGTTTGTCCTCTCAAGGATTTGGTTTGGCTCCTCGAAAAGAAATAAAGGTTTTCCAGCCCTTCTTCCTGGAGCTCACCCTGCCCTACTCCATCATCCGGGGGGAGCACTTTGAACTCAAGGCGACCACCTTTAACTACATGACTAGCTGCATCATG GTCAGTGTGACTCCAGCTCCCTCTTTAGATTACAacctcacccctctctctggAGACAAGTACACGTCCTGTCTGTGTGGTAATGAGCGCAAAACCCTCAGCTGGACTATGGCCCCATCAGCTTTAG ggaaagtgaatgtgtctgtgactgCTGAGGCTGTAGCATCCCACGCTTCATGTGACAATGAGATTGTGAGCGTGCCAGACAGAGGTCGTATCGATAAGGTCACAAAATCTCTCATTGTGAAG GCTGAAGGAATCGAGATGACAAAGGCCTACAACTGGCTGCTCTGTCCAAAAG gAGAAGCTTTGACAGAGGAAGTAGACATACAGCTCCCAGAGAACGTGATTGATGGTTCTGCCCGTGCTTCAGTATCTGTTCTGG GTGACATCCTGGGCCGAGCCCTGCAGAACCTGGACGGACTGCTGCAAATGCCGTACGGATGTGGGGAGCAGAACATGGCACTTTTAGCTCCCAACATCTACATCCTCCAGTACctgaagaacacacagcagctgacactAGCCATCAGTGAAAAGGCTACAAACTTCCTCACTATTG GCTACCAGAGGCAGCTGAACTATAAAGATTATGATGGCGCTTACAGCACATTTGGATCAGGACCAGGAAACACTTG GCTGACTGCTTTTGTGCTGAGGACCTTTGCTAAAGCTCGGTCTTTCATCTATATTGACCCAGATAACATTGAAGACTCTAAGACTTGGCTGGAGAATAGTCAACAGGAAGATGGCTGTTTTGAACAGTCAGGAAAACTCTTTAACAACCGGATGAAG GGTGGTGTGTCTGATAAAGTGACTCTCAGTGCTTATATCACTACTGCTTTCTTGGAGATGAAAATGCCAGCAGAT AGTCCTGTGATAACAAAGAGTCTGTCGTGCCTCAAAGAGTCCATCAGTGACCTCAGTAACACCTACACTACAGCTCTGCTGGCGTACGTCTTCACCCTGGCAGGAGACATTGAGACTCGTGCTCACCTTCTGCAGCATCTGGACACAGTTGCATTGCAACAAG GAGGGTTCCTCCACTGGtctcagactgcagcagaaacttcagcctctctgtctgtggagatCAGCTCCTATGTGCTACTCGCCAAACTCAGCGCCTCACCGACAGCTGAAGACCTGGGCTACAGCTCCCGTATTGTCAGATGGCTGACGACACAGCAGAACTATTACGGAGGCTTCTCCTCCACACAG GACACCGTGGTGGCTCTCCAGGCTCTGGCTCTCTACTCCACTCTGGTGTTCAGTCCTCAGGGTTCAAGCACGGTGACGGTCCAGTCTCCCAGTGGTCAGCTGACATTTGATGTGAACCAGAACAACAAACTGCTCTACCAGGAGAAGACGCTGCAGGACACTACAGGGAAGTACAGTCTGGAGGTGAAGGGCACTGCATGTGCTTCAGTACAG GTTTCTCTTCATTACAACATCCCCACTCCGGCTGATGTCAGCACTTTTAGTGTGGAGGTCAAACCAGAGGCCGACTGCAACAGCGAATCTCCCAGACCTAAAGTCACTCTCAATCTGAAATCCCA ATATAATGGAAAGttaaacagcacaaacatggTGATCCTGGACATCAAAGTGCTTTCTGGGTTTGTCCCAGACCCTGAGTCTTTGAAGAGG TTCAAATCTTCCTCATCAGTGAATCGTGTTGAACAAGATGAAGATCATGTTCTGGTCTACATTCAAGAG TTACTAAAGGACATACCAATCAACCACCAGTTGGAGCTTGTTCAGGAGATCCCAGTGCAGAACCTGAAGCCAGCTGTGGTCAAGATCTATGACTACTACCAGCCAA GTGACCAGGCAGAGACAGAATACATCTACCCGTGTGCTGCAG ctCAATGA